The Cyclobacteriaceae bacterium DNA segment ATTATTGCTGCAAAAGAAGGACACCGGCTCATCTTCCATCGCCTCTGCCCTGTTGTGTGCACCGGTAAACTTTCCATCGCGCGACAACCTGAATGCTTTGCCCGGAACAGAACAAGAAATAAATACCATTCAAAATCTACTCGCCAGTAAAAACATTTCAACTGAGGTATTGCTTCAGGGAAAAGCCAACGAAACAGCCATCAAGTCGGATAAACTTAAAAGCCATACTTTAATCCACCTGGCTACGCATGGTATTGTTGATGAAAATAACCCGGAGCTATCACGCATCTTTCTTCAAACGGATTCGGAAGCAGAAGATGGAAATTTGTTCTCAGGCGAAATCTATAACCTCCACCTCAATGCCGATCTGGTTACGCTCTCCGCCTGCCAAACCGGGCTTGGAAAAATTTCTAAAGGTGAAGGGGTGATTGGGCTCTCGCGTGCTTTGGTGTATGCTGGCGCTAAAAACATTATGGTGTCCTTCTGGAGTGTAGCTGATGAGTCAACCGCTGTACTGATGACAGATTTCTACAAATTATTATTGGAGAAGCCCGCCATTAATTACAGTGAAAATTTGCGCGCTGCTAAACTCAATATGATCAACTCAAAGTTTGCAGCACCCTATTATTGGGCACCTTTTATTCTGATTGGTTTCTGAGTTCCCAGAAATTGTGCATAGCAATAAAGTTAACAGGTTCTACTTGGCGGACTTTGCGTGAATCTAGCTTTGCGGGTTTTGCGTGAAACCTTTCTAACCTGACAAAACCTAATAGACCAGGACTAATACTAAAAAAGAATTGAGTCGTATTTACCGACTCATTCTTCGCTTCTATCTGCATCAACACTGCTGCATCAATTCATTCTAAACCGGAAACCGGCATACACCATCCTACCAAAGATGGGCCCCCACACCAATGAAGAATCAAAATTATTGTGCCCACCAAACGGATCGTCAGCAGCTACAATCGGATTGTCTAAGGTGAAGTTGTTGATGTTTTCAACACCCAGGTAAACACTCCATTTATCCTTAATATCCTTGGTAACCTGTGCATTCATGAGCATATACGAAGTGGAATAGGTTTCACGCTGATACTGCGGCAAATTCGCTGACGTATTAGGAATACGTTGCTTACCTAACACCTGAACCGTGTAGTCGAACTTCCAACGGTTTTTGGTTTCATACGCCAGGTTTACAAAAGCCCGATGTTGCGGAATCAATGGTCGGGTTAAACGACCATTCGTGTAATCGGTTTGCACATCAAGCCAACGATAGGCCATGCGCAAATCAAATCTGCGCATCAACTCATAATCGACCTGAAATTGAAAGCTTTGTGAAAATGACCTACCGGTCAGTCCAAAAAATCGTGCTTCCCGAGTGCTGTAATCCATATCCAGCACCACCTGGTTTTCAAAATCCGTATAGAAGTAATCAACCGTGATGGAACCCGGGCGGTAATCCAGTGTAAAATCCTGCGACAGGTTTACCCCATAATTCCAGGCCATATCGGGTTTATAACCGTACGCATAATTCGTTTGCAAACCAGTGAATACAAACTGCCTGGCTGATGCCAACACACCTGTACTTTCAGTAAGGAGATTAGCCAATCGTATTCCCCTTCCACCCGATACCCGAAATGTTGTGGTTTCAGTAGCGTTGTAACGCAGGTGTAATCGAGGTGTATAAAGTGGCCCAAATAAATTATGATGGTCTAGGCGTAAACCTGCAATTGCAGAGAACTTGCCGCCTGCATCATAGTTGTACTCCATGAAAACACCGGGAACAAATTCTCTTCGATCAAAAAGAATTGAATTCACAGGAGTATCTCTGTAAATGATATCCAATTCCTGATTGGCGAAAGTCTCATCTACCCGATCATACAAAAAGCTGGCACCAGCTTTAAATTTATGATTGGTAGAACCGATAATCGATTGATAGATCAGGTTCGCATAAACTGATTTTTCATTCGCATCGTGTTCATTGAACCCATAAAAACTGGTATGGTCATGTTGCATCACTGACCACTGAAAGCCGATGCTCTTGTAGGGCTTTCCGTTAAATTGATACCCTACTTTTCCCCAAGCTTCATAACGTTTCGTATCAATTTCAAAACCATACCGGTTAGTCGTGAATCTATCTTCTGCGCCAAAATCGGTTTGACCACCTTGCTTTACATCGCTCAATAGTTTCACTCCAAATTGCGTAAGCAAACCTTTACCATTGTTATACACCCAACGGTTAATGGCATTAAACTGACTTCCTGTTGGGAAATCCAGAAAGGAATCATCGTTACTATCCATTTCAAACGGGCGGGTACTGCCATGAAGCAAAAAGGTAGTAGCCCATTTTTCGCCAACATGTGCAGTATAGTTGAGATTGAGCTCTGAACGGGCGGCATTGTTCACATAGCCATTCACATACAGGCGCTCACTCTCTTCAGGTTTTTTCAACTCTACGTTAATTTGTCCGGCTATGCTTTCATAGCCATTGATCACCGAGCCCGTTCCCTTTGTTACCTGAATGGAGTTTATCCAGGTACCCGGTATAAACTGTATCCCTTGACTGGAAGCTAATCCACGAACACCAGGCATATTTTCAATTGAGATCATGGTATTCGGACCGGCCAACCCCAACATTTGAATCTGGCGCGTGCCGGTAATAGCATCGGTGAAGGCCACATCAACCGATGGATTAGTCTCAAAACTCTCAGACAAATTGCAGCATGCTGCCTTGAATAATTCTTTCTCCGTCATCACTGTGGTATTGATACCGCGGGTATGATCAATTCCGGAAGACGGCTTCCAACCGACAACCGTTACTTCATCCAACAGCTCATCGGGAACGAGTATAACTTTAATCCGGGTTTGCGGGTTATATTTTATCGTATCACTTTGGTACCCGACATAACTAATCACCAGATGGGTTGCGCCTTCCAATGGGTCAATCATAAACACACCATTTGCTTCTGTTGAGGTGCCTTGAGTTGTACCCAGCCACACCACATTGGCACCAGCCAGTGGTTCCTCAACACCTTTCGCATTTTTCTCCACCACCAGTCCCATTATTTTCTGCGCGTGCACAACTCCCATAGTTATGGTGAGTGTTGTTGCGCACAGCAACACACGAATTAACTTCAACATAGAGTGAATTAGTTATCGGTGATACCGGAGTGATCATGATCGCGATAGAGGCAGCAGTAAGGCAGTTTGCCATACACGGTGTCCTTCGCCTTTACCTGATCCGTATCATGCCCAACAGAAGCAACCAGTTCATGAATTTGCTTCTCAGTGATTCGTGTAGAAACATAAATCACTTCAAGGTTTTTCGTCTTCGTATTCCAGGTTGCCTTTTTTATACCCTTGTGATCAAGGGCTTTTTCTATTCGGCTTTTACACATGCCACAATTTCCATAAACCTTGATGTTGGCAGTCACAACTTTATCCTGAGCCTGAACAAAAACAGGCAGAGCTAAAATCAGTAGGAGAATTAAAAATGAATTGGTTTTCATAATGCTTAAATGATACAGTTTAAAAATGCTTAATTGATTAAAACTAAATCTGCACCGGTAATCCGGGCCATGTCAATCAAGCCTGATCATCGTAAAGCACATAGCTACAATTGAGCTTAAAGATGGGTTTTGGAGGGATTAAATAATCGGTATTACGATTATTTAAATAAGTTGAACTCGTTAATCCGATTTTATCAGTTTCTAAAACGAAAATTTCCCCTAATTCTACTAAAACGGGTACAGTAACTAACGAAAATGAGGTAGACGACTGATCATCAACGATTTTAATGATTTCGAGCTCATCGTGGCAACAACCGCTATTTTCGGGGATAAATTGACCACAGGCGCATTTTTTCGCCTCAAAAGTGAAGAATTCCGCGGATTTTGCCCGCCCCATGCAGTAGTGTGTGGTTTTCACCACGCCTACTGTCAGGAGCAGGTAAATACACGTGAACGCTATGGCAAAAAGCTTATTCACTGTGCATGAGAGAACCCTAAAGTACGCGGGTTGGTTTCAATTTTCCTAAAGATTTTCAGAAACTTTGTTCATGGCGAAAAAATGCCCTTTTTTGCGCCAAATTGAAATGTTAGAGGATAATTACAGGCAGCGGGGGCTCCGAAATAAGCTGGTTAAAGTGCTGCAAAATAAGGGCATAAAAGATGAGCGTGTACTGGCCGCTATTGGCAAGGTTCCGCGCCATGTTTTCTTTGAAAATGCCTTCCTGGAGCACGCCTATCAGGATAAGGCTTTTCCCATTGGCGAAGGGCAAACCATCTCCCAACCCTATACGGTGGCCTTTCAAACCGAAAAACTGGAAGTAAAGCCGGGCGACAAAGTGCTGGAAATCGGCACAGGGTCAGGGTACCAGGCTTGCGTGCTGTTGGAAATGGGCGCCAAGGTGTTCACCATCGAATACAACAAGAAACTCTACGAAACCGCGAAAGCCTTTCTTCCTAAACTCGGGTACAAACCATTTTTCTTTTTTGGTGATGGATCAAAGGGAATTCCAGCAAAAGCTCCCTACAACAAAATCATTGTAACTGCAGGTGCACCCATCGTTCCGGATGCATTGATTGATCAACTTGCTGAGGGAGGTATATTGGTTATACCCGTTGGGGACCGAAACAAACAGGTGATGCTGAAGATCACCAAAAAGAACGGAAAGCTGACTAAAGAAGAATTCGATTATTTTAGCTTTGTGCCGCTATTGGGCGAACAAGGTTGGGGTAAATAGCCATAATCAAAAAACAGAATGCCAAGAAAGAAAAAATTTCCGCGCGAATCATTTGTTAGCATGACTGAACTTGTGCTGCCCAATGATACCAATACACTCAACAACCTAATGGGTGGCCGGTTGATGCATTGGATGGATATTGTTTCAGCCATTGCCGCACAGAAACATTCCAATCGCATCGTAGTAACGGCATCTGTTGATAATATTTCTTTTAAGCACCCGATACTGTTAGGCAACGTAGTAACCCTGAAAGCCAAGGTTACGCGTGCATTCAACTCCTCCATGGAAGTACGCATTGATGTGGATGCCGAAGACATCCCATCCGGAAAGAAAATGGAAAGCAACAGTGCCTTCTTCACCTTCGTGGCTGTTGACCAAAGCGGTCGGCCGATTGATGTACCGGAAATTGAACCGGAAACGGATGAAGACAAGGAATTTTACAACGGTGCTTTACGCAGAAGACAACTTCGCCTGATACTTGCTGGTCGTATGAAGCCACACGATGCGCATGAACTGAAATCCATTTTTAACCTGGAGGAATGACGCTGCCGCGCGATCTTGTGGAACAAACCTTTCAGGAAGAACTCTACGCAATTCGTGGCAACACTATTGTTTTAGTCCCGCAAGACTGGTCGACCTATAAACCGGACGAACAGGAACTGCTCATCAAAATTCTCAATTCGGTTAAACTCAGGTTTGAAGGCATTCAACTTCTGGTTAAAACAGAAGCTGACCTGGAAACGCTCCGAATATTCAATCCCGTTTCCATTCTGTCATTTGGCGTTACCCTGAAGCAAGCGACCACTTCCTATACGTCCATCACCTGGGAAGGAATCCGGGTGGTATTGGCCGACAATCTTTCGGCCCTGGATGATCAAAAGAAAAAACAGCTTTGGGGTGTTCTCAAAACGACCTTTTTGGGATCATAAAAATACCTCAACCTGCAAATTCCGATGATTTTTGCAGGATTTACGAGTTATTCTATCTTTGCGCTGCTTTTTAAGGCCTATTGTCGAATGCGTTAAAATTTCAGCCTAATTCAAGGCTTAAACCTGTTGGCAGCGGACGACCTTAAGAAACACTAACTGAATCGATAACCTTAATAACTATCATGGAAAACTTACTCTATTATCTCCCGATATTCGGTGTATTGGGAATCATTTTCGTCTTATGGAAAAGCGCCTGGGTAAACAAGCAGGATGCAGGCTCAGACAAAATGAAAAAAATTGCCGGCCACATTGCCGAAGGCGCCATGGCCTTCCTGAAAGCCGAGTATAAAATATTGGCAATTTTCGTTTTATGCGTTGCCATATTGCTTGGTGTAACGGCAAATGCTGAAACCTCTTCACCGCTGGTGGCTGTCTCATTCATTTTGGGTGCCTTCTGTTCAGCGTTAGCCGGTTTTATCGGTATGAAGGTGGCAACCAAAGCAAACGTGCGCACTACTCAGGCTGCACGTACCAGCTTAGGCCGCGCCCTTGAGGTTGCTTTTGCCGGTGGTTCAGTTATGGGTATGGGCGTTGTTGGTCTTGGTGTGTTAGGGTTAAGCACCTTGTTCATCATTTACTCTAACATGTTTGGTATTGATAACCAGGCAAACCTGACCCAGGTAATTACTATCATCACTGGATTTTCATTTGGTGCTTCTTCTATTGCACTTTTTGCTCGTGTTGGTGGTGGTATTTATACCAAAGCTGCTGACGTAGGCGCTGACCTGGTAGGTAAAGTTGAAGCCGGTATTCCTGAAGATCACCCTTTGAACCCTGCAACGATCGCAGATAACGTTGGTGACAACGTAGGTGACGTTGCCGGTATGGGTGCCGACTTATTCGAATCATACGTAGGTTCCATTGTTGGTACCATGGTATTGGGTGCCGCGTTTATGGTGCCTGGTTTTGTAGATAATTTCAACGGACTTTCTGCGGTATTACTTCCGCTTGTTTTAGCTGGAGTAGGAATTGTAATGTCGTTCCTCGGAACATTCTTTGTTCGCGTAAAAGAAGGCGGTGATCCGCAAAGAGCTTTGAACATGGGTGAATTCATTTCATCAGGTTTAATGATTGCCGCTTCTTATTTCATTATTACCAATATGCTCCCTGAGCAGTGGACGTTCACTGATCCATTGTACACCAATGATGACGGAACTCCATTTGTTCGCACCATGACCGCTATGGGCGTATTCTGGGCAACCGTAATCGGTTTGATTGCCGGTTTGATGGTTGGTCTGATTACAGAATACTATACCGGTATGGGCAAGAAGCCAGTGGTTTCTATTGTTCGTCAGTCTTCAACAGGTGCGGCAACTAACATCATTGCGGGCCTGGGCGTGGGTATGATGTCAACCGCCCTTCCGATCATCATCATTGCATTTTCAATCATTGGCGCGTTCTACTTCGGTGGATTGTACGGTATCGCGATTGCTGCAGTAGGTATGCTTTCAAACCTGGGTATTCAATTAGCTGTGGATGCTTACGGTCCTATTTCTGACAATGCCGGTGGTATTGCTGAAATGTCGGAGTTACCGAAGGATGTACGTACCCGCACTGATAAGTTGGATGCGGTTGGAAATACCACAGCGGCTATCGGTAAAGGTTTTGCTATTGCTTCTGCTGCGCTTACCGCCCTTGCTCTGTTTGGTGCGTTCATGACAACCGCCAAGCTTGGCTCTATTGATGTATCAAAAGCCAACGTAATGGCTGGTTTATTCATCGGAGGTATGTTGCCTTTCGTATTCTCAGCTATGGCGATGGGCGCTGTTGGTCGTGCCGCGATGTCGATGATTGAAGAAGTGAGACGCCAGTTTACTTCCATCCCGCAATTGAAAGCTGCATTGGATGCCATGAAACGCAATGGCGACAAGGCTATTGAAGAATGGTCGGATGAAGACAAGAAAATATTCCATGAAGCAGATGGCAAGGCCGAATACGGTAAGTGTGTGGAGATTTCTACACAGGCTGCCATTCGTCAAATGGTGTTACCTGGCCTTATGGCCGTTATTGCTCCGGTACTAATTGCTTTCCTGCCGGGCTTCGGTGTGGAAGCATTGGGTGGTATGTTGGCCGGTGTTACCGTATCGGGTGTATTGATGGCTATTTTCCAATCGAATGCCGGTGGCGCCTGGGATAATGCCAAGAAAAGCTTTGAAGAAGGTGTTGAAATCAACGGCCAGAAGTACTATAAGAAATCTGAACCACACAAAGCAGCAGTTGTGGGCGACACGGTAGGTGATCCGTTCAAGGATACTTCCGGTCCTTCCCTGAACATCTTGTTA contains these protein-coding regions:
- a CDS encoding TonB-dependent receptor; the encoded protein is MLKLIRVLLCATTLTITMGVVHAQKIMGLVVEKNAKGVEEPLAGANVVWLGTTQGTSTEANGVFMIDPLEGATHLVISYVGYQSDTIKYNPQTRIKVILVPDELLDEVTVVGWKPSSGIDHTRGINTTVMTEKELFKAACCNLSESFETNPSVDVAFTDAITGTRQIQMLGLAGPNTMISIENMPGVRGLASSQGIQFIPGTWINSIQVTKGTGSVINGYESIAGQINVELKKPEESERLYVNGYVNNAARSELNLNYTAHVGEKWATTFLLHGSTRPFEMDSNDDSFLDFPTGSQFNAINRWVYNNGKGLLTQFGVKLLSDVKQGGQTDFGAEDRFTTNRYGFEIDTKRYEAWGKVGYQFNGKPYKSIGFQWSVMQHDHTSFYGFNEHDANEKSVYANLIYQSIIGSTNHKFKAGASFLYDRVDETFANQELDIIYRDTPVNSILFDRREFVPGVFMEYNYDAGGKFSAIAGLRLDHHNLFGPLYTPRLHLRYNATETTTFRVSGGRGIRLANLLTESTGVLASARQFVFTGLQTNYAYGYKPDMAWNYGVNLSQDFTLDYRPGSITVDYFYTDFENQVVLDMDYSTREARFFGLTGRSFSQSFQFQVDYELMRRFDLRMAYRWLDVQTDYTNGRLTRPLIPQHRAFVNLAYETKNRWKFDYTVQVLGKQRIPNTSANLPQYQRETYSTSYMLMNAQVTKDIKDKWSVYLGVENINNFTLDNPIVAADDPFGGHNNFDSSLVWGPIFGRMVYAGFRFRMN
- a CDS encoding heavy-metal-associated domain-containing protein, translating into MKTNSFLILLLILALPVFVQAQDKVVTANIKVYGNCGMCKSRIEKALDHKGIKKATWNTKTKNLEVIYVSTRITEKQIHELVASVGHDTDQVKAKDTVYGKLPYCCLYRDHDHSGITDN
- a CDS encoding protein-L-isoaspartate(D-aspartate) O-methyltransferase, which produces MEMLEDNYRQRGLRNKLVKVLQNKGIKDERVLAAIGKVPRHVFFENAFLEHAYQDKAFPIGEGQTISQPYTVAFQTEKLEVKPGDKVLEIGTGSGYQACVLLEMGAKVFTIEYNKKLYETAKAFLPKLGYKPFFFFGDGSKGIPAKAPYNKIIVTAGAPIVPDALIDQLAEGGILVIPVGDRNKQVMLKITKKNGKLTKEEFDYFSFVPLLGEQGWGK
- a CDS encoding acyl-CoA thioesterase, whose product is MPRKKKFPRESFVSMTELVLPNDTNTLNNLMGGRLMHWMDIVSAIAAQKHSNRIVVTASVDNISFKHPILLGNVVTLKAKVTRAFNSSMEVRIDVDAEDIPSGKKMESNSAFFTFVAVDQSGRPIDVPEIEPETDEDKEFYNGALRRRQLRLILAGRMKPHDAHELKSIFNLEE
- a CDS encoding sodium-translocating pyrophosphatase, yielding MENLLYYLPIFGVLGIIFVLWKSAWVNKQDAGSDKMKKIAGHIAEGAMAFLKAEYKILAIFVLCVAILLGVTANAETSSPLVAVSFILGAFCSALAGFIGMKVATKANVRTTQAARTSLGRALEVAFAGGSVMGMGVVGLGVLGLSTLFIIYSNMFGIDNQANLTQVITIITGFSFGASSIALFARVGGGIYTKAADVGADLVGKVEAGIPEDHPLNPATIADNVGDNVGDVAGMGADLFESYVGSIVGTMVLGAAFMVPGFVDNFNGLSAVLLPLVLAGVGIVMSFLGTFFVRVKEGGDPQRALNMGEFISSGLMIAASYFIITNMLPEQWTFTDPLYTNDDGTPFVRTMTAMGVFWATVIGLIAGLMVGLITEYYTGMGKKPVVSIVRQSSTGAATNIIAGLGVGMMSTALPIIIIAFSIIGAFYFGGLYGIAIAAVGMLSNLGIQLAVDAYGPISDNAGGIAEMSELPKDVRTRTDKLDAVGNTTAAIGKGFAIASAALTALALFGAFMTTAKLGSIDVSKANVMAGLFIGGMLPFVFSAMAMGAVGRAAMSMIEEVRRQFTSIPQLKAALDAMKRNGDKAIEEWSDEDKKIFHEADGKAEYGKCVEISTQAAIRQMVLPGLMAVIAPVLIAFLPGFGVEALGGMLAGVTVSGVLMAIFQSNAGGAWDNAKKSFEEGVEINGQKYYKKSEPHKAAVVGDTVGDPFKDTSGPSLNILLKLMSVVALVIAPLLAPSSQMEANVEQTKPTIEVVSTTPADEAEVK